Within the Brassica napus cultivar Da-Ae unplaced genomic scaffold, Da-Ae ScsIHWf_1809;HRSCAF=2445, whole genome shotgun sequence genome, the region tttttttttcaagaaacaaaaaaaatcagtagTGAGGTGTGTAAGAATAAGGTCCCATGGAGTATGGAACATGAAAATGTTGTTGTTGGTTTTGCATGTGACCTAGTCTTCCATTTCTGTTGTATTGATCCCACATCATTTGTTCTTCCATTACCAATCTTTGTTTTTTCTCCATATCACTCATCTGCACGTACGACGGTGGAACCACCTCTAGAGACGCCGCGAACGGGTCCATGGTCACCAGACTCCTGCCTCCGTTTCCGTTGGACGTTGGTGGCGGCGCGGGCAGTGCCAACATTGAGGCTGCATCACAACCATATAATTCAGAATGAAATATACGTGTCAAATAACTCGAATAAACCAATATTAGAAACTAATTtggttttaaacaaaaataaatttgtgtATCCTAATTTTTGCAAAAGAATTACTATATATAATGAGGTGATAAATTAACCATGACCGATCCATTATGTTTTGGAAGGGGCCGTTCCATGCAAAACGTTCTTTTGGTTGTATATATTACCTGCTGGTCTTCCTGCAGAACCAAACGCAACGCTACTCGCACTCCCACTACTTCCATAAGCATTAACCGCCGCATTAACCGCACCGTACTGATACATTCCATCAAGCaacaaatgatcaaatccaCCTCCAAGCTCACTCTTTTGTGCCGACAGTGTCTAGTCGCCGATTTCACCAAAGCTGTCTCCCAGTCCGCCACAATCATAATCAAACGCTTCCAACCACCCACCCCCGTTCCAGACGCAGCTCACCCCAGCCTCAGTCGCAACGCTCCATCGAACAACGCTAACGTCACAACAACTATCATCACCAACCGACAATGTTGTATCACCCGCTTCACCAGTTAAATCCAGCAAATCACCTTCTTGATCTTGCCCTGAAACCACTTCTT harbors:
- the LOC125598918 gene encoding putative clathrin assembly protein At4g02650, yielding MYQYGAVNAAVNAYGSSGSASSVAFGSAGRPAASMLALPAPPPTSNGNGGRSLVTMDPFAASLEVVPPSYVQMSDMEKKQRLVMEEQMMWDQYNRNGRLGHMQNQQQHFHVPYSMGPYSYTPHY